The following proteins are co-located in the Rhodothermales bacterium genome:
- a CDS encoding polysaccharide deacetylase family protein, with protein MRRVHGILFVLLLTRLAAAQPERPRITWPDGIQAAVSLSFDDARYSQVDVGTAVLDKHGYKATFYLVPSRAAERLDGWKAAVAAGHEIGNHSINHPCTGNFVWISDNALEAYSMDRMRGELVETNRLIEEMLGVSPVSFAYPCGMTFIGRGRNTQSYVPLIDELFLTGRGWLDEGPNDPLRADMAQLLGMEMDGKEFDAIEDLIDFAKTYNSWLVLAGHEIGSSGKQTTHVTMLEDLMTYAADPANGIWLAPVGEVARYVIAQRGR; from the coding sequence ATGCGACGCGTACATGGTATTCTGTTCGTCCTGCTCCTGACGCGCCTGGCGGCCGCGCAACCCGAGCGGCCGCGTATCACCTGGCCCGACGGCATCCAGGCCGCCGTCAGCCTGTCCTTCGACGACGCCCGATACAGCCAGGTGGACGTGGGGACGGCGGTGCTCGACAAACACGGGTACAAGGCCACGTTTTACCTCGTCCCGAGCCGCGCGGCGGAGCGGCTGGACGGATGGAAGGCGGCCGTGGCGGCCGGCCATGAAATCGGCAACCACTCCATCAACCACCCGTGCACCGGCAATTTCGTGTGGATCTCGGACAACGCCCTCGAGGCCTATTCGATGGATCGGATGCGGGGCGAACTGGTCGAGACAAACCGCCTGATCGAAGAGATGCTCGGCGTCTCGCCGGTCTCCTTCGCCTACCCGTGCGGGATGACCTTTATCGGACGCGGTCGGAATACGCAGAGTTATGTCCCGCTCATCGACGAGCTGTTCCTGACCGGCCGCGGCTGGCTGGACGAAGGCCCGAACGACCCGCTCCGCGCCGACATGGCGCAGCTCCTCGGGATGGAGATGGACGGCAAGGAATTCGATGCGATCGAGGACCTGATCGACTTCGCGAAGACCTACAACAGCTGGCTGGTGCTCGCCGGCCACGAAATCGGCAGCAGCGGCAAACAGACGACGCACGTGACGATGCTGGAGGACCTCATGACCTACGCCGCCGACCCGGCGAACGGGATCTGGCTGGCTCCCGTCGGCGAAGTGGCGCGGTACGTCATCGCGCAGCGCGGCCGGTAG
- a CDS encoding DUF1080 domain-containing protein, with translation MKNLYYVLTLAVLAFVATPAAGQNHDMHGMAGMEEMHKMHGYMGRWTLDIPGGAGWLNVHHKNGYLDAELLWMGGSVLPVASAYEEHGKLVVTRVNNVVKERDAMDKPLRTHQVTERYEFVLGHDELVGTAYFPAANGLSTNVVRFTGMRLPALPPAPDLAAAKKGTPINLLNGRDLTGWKIINPDHKNGFSVENGVLVNNPAQPADDPHRYHYGNLRTEQEFEDFNLKLEVNVPAGGNSGVYLRGIYEIQVVDSYGKALDPHNMGALYSRITPSMSAEKPAGEWQTMDITLYKHHVTVILNGKKIIDNAPVQGVTGGAMSADESKPGPIYLQGDHDKVMYRNIVLTPLS, from the coding sequence ATGAAAAACCTGTACTACGTTCTCACGCTTGCCGTGCTGGCTTTCGTTGCCACGCCGGCGGCGGGCCAGAACCATGACATGCACGGCATGGCCGGCATGGAAGAAATGCACAAGATGCATGGCTACATGGGCCGCTGGACGCTCGACATCCCCGGCGGCGCCGGATGGCTCAACGTGCACCACAAAAACGGCTACCTCGACGCCGAACTGCTCTGGATGGGCGGCAGCGTCCTTCCGGTCGCCAGCGCCTATGAGGAGCACGGCAAGCTCGTCGTGACGCGCGTCAACAACGTCGTTAAGGAGCGCGACGCGATGGACAAGCCGCTGCGCACGCATCAGGTCACCGAGCGCTACGAATTCGTGCTCGGGCACGACGAGCTGGTCGGCACGGCCTACTTCCCGGCGGCCAACGGCCTCAGCACGAATGTCGTCCGCTTCACCGGCATGCGGCTGCCGGCCCTGCCGCCGGCGCCCGACCTCGCCGCGGCCAAAAAAGGCACGCCGATCAACCTGCTCAACGGGCGCGACCTGACGGGCTGGAAGATCATCAATCCCGACCACAAGAACGGATTCAGCGTCGAGAACGGCGTCCTGGTCAACAACCCGGCCCAGCCGGCCGACGACCCGCACCGCTACCACTACGGCAACCTGCGCACCGAGCAGGAATTCGAGGACTTCAACCTCAAGCTGGAAGTCAACGTCCCGGCCGGCGGCAACAGCGGCGTCTACCTCCGCGGGATCTACGAGATCCAGGTCGTCGACAGCTACGGCAAGGCGCTCGACCCGCACAACATGGGCGCGCTCTACAGCCGCATCACCCCGTCGATGTCGGCCGAGAAGCCGGCCGGCGAATGGCAGACGATGGACATCACGCTGTACAAGCACCATGTGACGGTGATCCTCAACGGCAAGAAGATCATCGACAACGCCCCCGTGCAGGGCGTGACGGGCGGCGCCATGTCGGCCGACGAGTCGAAGCCGGGCCCGATCTATCTCCAGGGCGATCACGACAAGGTCATGTACCGCAATATCGTGCTCACACCCCTCAGCTGA
- a CDS encoding NIPSNAP family protein, with protein sequence MNRRDFVAAAGLSPLAAVPGLASEPKAGNQYFELRHYQPLVGAGRQRLETYLKDAAIPAWNRHGIPAVGVFSVVYGPNAPSLYVLLSHDSLESVATLNARMAADAAYQEAGADFLSAPLESPAFVRFESSLLRAFDAIPRLEVPAEAANNEPRIFELRIYESHSDTAARRKVEMFNAGEIPIFRDTGLNPVFFGETVAGGMMPNLIYMVYYKDMAARDAAWDAFRVHPDWKTLSGNPYYKDTVSNISDYILRPTAYSQV encoded by the coding sequence ATGAATCGACGAGATTTTGTAGCCGCGGCCGGCCTTTCGCCGCTGGCAGCCGTCCCCGGTCTGGCCTCCGAGCCGAAAGCGGGCAACCAGTACTTCGAGTTGCGGCATTACCAGCCGCTCGTCGGCGCCGGCCGGCAGCGGCTCGAGACCTACCTGAAGGATGCCGCCATTCCGGCCTGGAACCGGCACGGCATCCCGGCGGTCGGCGTTTTCAGCGTCGTCTACGGGCCCAACGCCCCGTCCCTGTACGTGCTGCTGAGCCACGACTCGCTGGAGTCCGTCGCCACGCTGAATGCGCGCATGGCCGCGGACGCGGCATACCAGGAGGCCGGCGCCGATTTCCTCAGCGCCCCCCTCGAGAGCCCGGCGTTCGTCCGCTTCGAAAGCTCCCTGCTCCGCGCGTTCGATGCGATCCCCCGGCTGGAAGTGCCGGCCGAGGCCGCGAACAACGAACCGCGCATCTTCGAACTCCGCATCTACGAGAGCCACAGCGATACCGCGGCCCGGCGCAAGGTGGAGATGTTCAACGCCGGCGAAATCCCCATCTTCCGGGATACCGGCCTCAACCCGGTGTTCTTCGGCGAGACCGTCGCCGGCGGCATGATGCCGAACCTGATCTACATGGTCTATTACAAGGACATGGCCGCCCGCGACGCGGCCTGGGACGCCTTCCGCGTACACCCCGACTGGAAAACGCTCAGCGGCAATCCCTATTACAAGGACACCGTTTCGAATATCTCCGATTACATCCTCCGACCGACCGCCTACTCGCAGGTTTGA
- a CDS encoding sugar-binding protein produces MQRRSLLILALTLSASTALAQSRSIVPERLLVPFLPTAPSIDGRLDDWKDAAFSDGLWDIARIRHEPWYDEGRRNRLTDHGNNEPGLEDDLSARYYIAWDDTYLYLGAEVHDNVNDIVDPEPADRRWMYKDAICWFIEAPRDEAPEWFGQGDNSFCFVADASKPSYGAWWRHGAAGQTYLEEPIPPAAVNWAVRMNPWGQSAGDFILEARVAMAPTLGASDPRWKPPVIGDEYGLEIVHTDPDGGDYGGHFMIYGTGDDDTTWGRMILSPAQKPIERLPK; encoded by the coding sequence ATGCAACGACGTTCCCTACTGATTCTGGCGCTGACGCTAAGCGCTTCCACCGCGCTCGCGCAGTCCCGCTCCATCGTTCCCGAACGCCTGCTCGTCCCCTTCCTGCCCACCGCTCCGTCCATCGACGGCCGGCTCGACGACTGGAAGGACGCCGCGTTCAGCGACGGGCTCTGGGACATCGCCCGTATCCGCCACGAACCCTGGTACGACGAAGGCCGGCGCAACCGGCTCACCGACCACGGCAACAACGAGCCGGGCCTGGAGGACGACCTCAGCGCGCGGTACTACATCGCCTGGGACGACACCTACCTCTACCTCGGCGCCGAAGTGCACGACAACGTCAACGACATCGTCGACCCCGAGCCGGCGGACCGGCGCTGGATGTACAAGGACGCCATCTGCTGGTTTATCGAGGCCCCGCGCGACGAGGCGCCCGAGTGGTTCGGGCAGGGCGACAACAGCTTTTGCTTCGTCGCCGACGCCAGCAAGCCGTCCTATGGCGCCTGGTGGCGGCATGGCGCCGCCGGCCAGACTTATCTGGAGGAGCCCATCCCGCCCGCGGCGGTGAACTGGGCCGTCCGCATGAACCCGTGGGGGCAAAGCGCCGGCGACTTCATCCTCGAGGCGCGTGTGGCCATGGCGCCCACCCTCGGCGCGAGCGACCCCCGCTGGAAGCCGCCCGTCATCGGCGACGAATACGGCCTCGAAATCGTCCACACCGACCCCGACGGGGGCGACTACGGCGGCCACTTCATGATCTACGGCACCGGCGACGACGACACGACGTGGGGACGGATGATCCTGAGCCCCGCGCAAAAACCGATCGAGCGATTGCCAAAATGA
- a CDS encoding ATP-binding protein: MKKATRTKFEALRAKTTSLTDAARRADAGQHIPELTEVLDELHAFQLELETQKDELKVAQDRLAQMRSEYRHLFDFAPVGYLVFDADGVIMDINATAREMLGVTDRDLYRQPLLPFVATKDRRVFIRHLQDVIASKETLRCEIEVQSSQGETHHVEMVSSVIFSSSENDVLVRTALIDQSERTAMEQDLIREREKALQSARFMNEFMANMSHEIRTPLASVIGFADLLVDELPDEYKEMAELISSGGNRLLNTLNSVLDFARLQSRRTRVVLKPTDVSKRVEHQCRLMQPLLGGKDVELTFATNSHNIIASLDGNFLDRILNNLIGNAIKYTEQGAVHVDANRLEDWAEIVVSDTGIGIDTDFRPHLFEPFHQEHMGSDRPYEGVGLGLAITNRLVQLMGGEIEVDSEKGKGSVFRVRFPLLKKQNAQETPTLAEVQSEERKLLLKDKRILAVEDNRETRMLVEILLGKQMRVDAVRCYDEALEHYRNGSYDALLIDINLGEKKTGIDLLQYVMAHPPERAPYCIAFTAYALPTDQEKYLELGFDDYLSKPFTHEALNKVLDRFLDSRSLTEGAEPEPEDTPAAPHAGDGLSAPLPLQLTIGRKPVAPADRRGS; the protein is encoded by the coding sequence ATGAAAAAGGCAACACGCACGAAGTTCGAGGCGTTACGCGCAAAAACGACCAGCCTGACGGACGCCGCACGGCGAGCCGACGCCGGCCAGCATATCCCGGAACTGACCGAAGTGCTGGATGAATTGCACGCCTTTCAACTCGAGCTGGAAACCCAGAAAGACGAACTAAAGGTCGCCCAGGATCGCCTCGCCCAGATGCGCTCCGAGTACCGCCATCTCTTCGACTTCGCCCCCGTAGGCTACCTGGTGTTCGACGCGGATGGCGTCATCATGGACATCAACGCCACCGCCCGGGAAATGCTGGGCGTGACGGACCGCGATCTCTACCGCCAGCCGCTGCTGCCGTTCGTGGCGACGAAGGACCGGCGCGTTTTTATCCGCCATCTTCAGGACGTGATCGCGTCGAAAGAGACGCTGCGCTGCGAAATCGAGGTGCAGAGTTCGCAGGGCGAAACCCATCACGTGGAGATGGTCAGCTCCGTGATCTTCTCGAGCAGCGAAAACGACGTCCTCGTCCGCACGGCCCTCATCGATCAGAGCGAACGCACCGCGATGGAGCAGGACCTCATCCGCGAGCGCGAAAAAGCCCTGCAGTCGGCCCGCTTCATGAATGAGTTCATGGCCAACATGAGCCATGAAATCCGCACCCCTCTCGCGAGCGTCATCGGCTTCGCCGATCTGCTGGTGGACGAGCTGCCGGACGAATACAAGGAGATGGCCGAGCTCATTTCGAGCGGCGGAAACCGCCTCCTCAATACGCTCAACTCCGTGCTCGACTTCGCGCGGCTGCAGTCCCGCCGGACGCGCGTCGTGCTCAAACCCACGGACGTCTCGAAACGCGTCGAGCACCAGTGCCGGCTCATGCAGCCACTACTCGGGGGCAAGGACGTCGAACTCACCTTCGCCACGAACAGCCACAACATCATCGCCTCGCTCGACGGCAATTTCCTGGATCGGATCCTGAACAACCTGATCGGCAACGCCATCAAGTACACCGAGCAGGGGGCGGTCCACGTCGACGCCAATCGGCTTGAGGACTGGGCCGAGATCGTGGTGAGCGATACGGGCATCGGCATCGACACGGACTTCCGGCCGCATCTCTTCGAGCCGTTCCATCAGGAACACATGGGCAGCGACAGGCCCTACGAGGGCGTCGGCCTCGGCCTTGCGATCACGAATCGGCTCGTCCAGCTGATGGGCGGCGAGATCGAGGTGGACAGCGAAAAGGGCAAGGGCAGCGTCTTTCGGGTACGTTTCCCGCTGTTGAAGAAGCAAAACGCCCAGGAGACGCCGACCCTCGCGGAAGTGCAATCGGAAGAGCGCAAGCTCCTGCTGAAGGATAAGCGGATCCTCGCCGTGGAAGACAACCGCGAGACGCGCATGCTCGTGGAAATCCTGCTGGGCAAACAGATGCGGGTGGATGCCGTGCGTTGTTACGACGAAGCGCTCGAACATTACCGCAACGGCTCCTACGATGCGTTGCTGATCGACATCAACCTGGGAGAGAAGAAGACCGGGATCGATTTGCTTCAGTACGTCATGGCGCACCCCCCGGAACGCGCGCCGTACTGCATTGCCTTCACGGCCTACGCCCTGCCGACCGATCAGGAGAAATACCTCGAACTTGGATTCGACGACTACCTCTCCAAGCCTTTCACGCACGAGGCGCTCAACAAGGTGCTCGATCGGTTTCTGGATTCGCGCAGTCTGACGGAGGGCGCCGAGCCCGAACCGGAGGACACGCCGGCCGCGCCGCATGCCGGCGACGGCCTGAGCGCGCCGCTGCCGCTCCAGCTCACCATCGGCCGAAAGCCCGTCGCGCCGGCGGATCGACGGGGGAGCTGA